The genomic segment ATAAGTGTTTTAGCGGCTATTGAAAGATTATTTGAATTTTTATAGATCACACCTATATATCTGGGAGGGATCTCATCTTTTAGAGGAATTTCTAAAAGGATTTTATTTTCAAGCTCATCATTTAAAAACTCTTTTATAACAGAAGTAATACCAAGTCCCATTTTTGCGCATTCAATTAAAAAATCCATATTGCTGGCTTCAATATCTGGAATGATATTGATATTATGTTTATTAAAATAGCTTTCTATATGTTCTCGTGTAGCGTTAGGATTTTCAAGAAGCATAAAAGATCCTTCAGCTAATGTATCATCAGCAGAATTCAAGTTTAGTTTTTCTAAATAAGTACCACTTGCTACTAAGATATCTTGAATTTTGCAAAGCCTTATAAAATTAAGATCATCTTGGGTGGAAGTAGTACCGATTATGCCTAAATCTAATTTCTCTTCTTGAACTAACTTTATTGTATCCAAAGTAGGTTTATTTATTATCTTGGTCTTAAAATAAGGATATTCTTTTATAAATTCTCGAAATCTAGGTAAAAAATAATTTTTCCCAATGGTTGTGCTTACACCCAAGTTAATTGTACCAGTTTCTTTATTTTTTAGCTTTTCCAAAATATTCTCTCCAAGGTTAAGTTCATCAAAAGCGTTTTCTATGTGATCAAATAATATTTTTCCTTCTGGTGTTAGGGTCACACCTTTTGAACTTCTCGAAAATAAGGTTACATTAAAAGAAGTTTCTAATGTTTTTATTGATTTACTTACAGCAGGTTGAGAAACAAAAAGAATTTCAGCTGCACGGGATATATTCTTACATTTGGCCACTGTGAGAAAGACTTTATAAAGATTTAGATCAAAAATCATAGTATAACTCCTAATTATAGTATTCATAACTAATATATATTTTTATTATACATTAAGACAAGCTAAAATAGTAATAAGCTAGAAAAATATTTGAATTTATATTAAAAATATAAAAGAAAGGAAGAATATATTATGAAGATTGGAATAATTGGAATGGGAGCGATAGGTGGGTATATTGCTGCTATGCTTTGTAGAAGTAAAGAAAATGTTAATGTTGTAGCGTATGGAAAAACATTAAATAAAATAAAGACTGATGGAATTTCATTGAAAAGTGAAATAAATGGAAGTTTTACTGTTTTTCCTACACTTGCAACAGATGATTCAGATGATATTGGTGTTGTTGACATTATCTTTGTTTGCGTAAAAGGATATTCTTTAAAGGCGGCAGCAAAAGCAATTTTACCTATGGTAGGTGATCATACTTTAATTATTCCTATAATTAATGGGGTAGACGGCGGAAATAAGCTATATTCTTACTTAAGAAAAGGAAAAGTAACAGATGCTATTATGTCAATTAGCTCAAAAATTGAAGGTGATGGAGTTATTAAGCATACTAGCCAAAATACTAGAATATTTATATCATCTAATAAAAAACGCCCTATGTATAAAAGAGATTTAGAACGGATCTATAATGTTTTGACTAAATCAAATATTTTATGTGAGGTAAGAAGAGATGCAGAAATTTTTGCATGGAATAACTACGTATTTAATTGTGCTTTTAATATAACTGATTCATACTACGATGTGAAAGTAAAAGGAATATTAGAAGATAAAATGAAATTTGAAACATTTTGTAATGTAGCAAAGGAATGTGAAGAAGTTGCTAGAAGTAAGGGAATAAATCTTCATCCTAATATTTATGAGAATGCAATCAATACACTAAAAAGCTTATCTAAAAAAAGTATAAGTTCAATGCATAGAGATGTTGTATCTGGGAAAAAATTTGAGCTTGAATTATTTTGTGGCGATTTATGTAGGATGGGAAAAGATTTGGGAGTTCCTACCCCTTATACTCAAAAAGCTTATGAAAAGCTAAGAGTTTTACAACCTGTGTAAGATATTCTGAAGAATATATAATAGGTATGCAATGCATTTTCTTAAACAATTCATTTATGGTTCACGAATATGATTATTTAGCAGGAAATAAGATTAATCCTTAAAAATTCACTAGTGTGTTATAATATTAGCAAATATAATAATAGTTTATTATTTTGACTTATTTATGGAGGTGAATTTTTAGTGTGATTTAATTCTTGCACTAAGATATATTATGGATTATAAGAATAAAGTATGCGTAATTACTGGAGGAGCTTTGGGGATAGGAAGATGCTTAACAAGAGAATTTTCAAATGTCGGTGCTAAAGTTATCTTCATTGATAAAAATAAAGAAGCAGGGAATGAAAACGTAGAATATATAAAAAGAAAAGGTGGAGAAGTTGAATTCTTTTTAGGCGATATTGCAGAAGAGGATACTTTATATAAGTTTGCAGAGTTTATAATAAAAAGATATACACATATAGATTACCTCATTAATAATGCTTGCCTTAATAAAAAAGGAATTATTTCTAAATGTTCATATGAAGATTTTAATTATGTACTCAAAGTTGGAGTAACCGCGCCATACATATTAACCCAGTTACTTATGAATAATTTTAATAAAAATGGTGCAATTGTAAATATTTCATCTACTAGAGCCTATATGTCACAATCTGATACAGAAAGTTATACAGCTGCTAAAGGCGGAATTTTGGCATTGACTCATGGACTTTCTGTTAGTCTTTCTAATAAAGTCAGGGTGAATTCGATTAGCCCAGGTTGGATTGATACAGGTGCTTATTATGATGAAGAATATGTACCAAAGTATAGTGAGAGTGATTTATTGCAGCATCCATCAGGCAGAATAGGGAATCCAAAAGATATAGCGAGAGCAGCTATGTTTTTGTGTAATGAAGAAAATAGCTTTATTAATGGAGAAAATATTAATATAGATGGCGGAATGACAAAACTT from the Clostridium beijerinckii genome contains:
- a CDS encoding SDR family oxidoreductase, with amino-acid sequence MDYKNKVCVITGGALGIGRCLTREFSNVGAKVIFIDKNKEAGNENVEYIKRKGGEVEFFLGDIAEEDTLYKFAEFIIKRYTHIDYLINNACLNKKGIISKCSYEDFNYVLKVGVTAPYILTQLLMNNFNKNGAIVNISSTRAYMSQSDTESYTAAKGGILALTHGLSVSLSNKVRVNSISPGWIDTGAYYDEEYVPKYSESDLLQHPSGRIGNPKDIARAAMFLCNEENSFINGENINIDGGMTKLMIYNDDNGWRYDNN
- a CDS encoding ketopantoate reductase family protein, translating into MKIGIIGMGAIGGYIAAMLCRSKENVNVVAYGKTLNKIKTDGISLKSEINGSFTVFPTLATDDSDDIGVVDIIFVCVKGYSLKAAAKAILPMVGDHTLIIPIINGVDGGNKLYSYLRKGKVTDAIMSISSKIEGDGVIKHTSQNTRIFISSNKKRPMYKRDLERIYNVLTKSNILCEVRRDAEIFAWNNYVFNCAFNITDSYYDVKVKGILEDKMKFETFCNVAKECEEVARSKGINLHPNIYENAINTLKSLSKKSISSMHRDVVSGKKFELELFCGDLCRMGKDLGVPTPYTQKAYEKLRVLQPV
- a CDS encoding LysR family transcriptional regulator; translation: MIFDLNLYKVFLTVAKCKNISRAAEILFVSQPAVSKSIKTLETSFNVTLFSRSSKGVTLTPEGKILFDHIENAFDELNLGENILEKLKNKETGTINLGVSTTIGKNYFLPRFREFIKEYPYFKTKIINKPTLDTIKLVQEEKLDLGIIGTTSTQDDLNFIRLCKIQDILVASGTYLEKLNLNSADDTLAEGSFMLLENPNATREHIESYFNKHNINIIPDIEASNMDFLIECAKMGLGITSVIKEFLNDELENKILLEIPLKDEIPPRYIGVIYKNSNNLSIAAKTLIDFLKN